Sequence from the SAR202 cluster bacterium genome:
TATCTTTCAAAACTACACAAACAAAGTGCAGCAATAATAAGTAATATTAGAACTACAAACTTATCTAATTATATGCAATTAGATAAACAAACTAGACGAAACTTAGAAATATATAACGGCGGAATTGATGGTATTGAACAACATTCTTTATTAGCTATTCTTGATAAAACTCAAACTTCTATGGGAGCTCGTTTAATGCGGAATTGGATAGGCCAGCCGTTAATTACTATTGATGGCATTCAATCCAGACAGGGTTATGTTGAGATGATGTTTAATAATCCATTTGCAAGAAACACCGTTAGGTCACATTTAAAAAAAATATCAGACTTAGAAAGATTAGCGATACGAGTTAAAAATGAAACTGCAAGCCCTCGTGATCTTTTGGCACTTAAACAAAGTTTACAAGAAATACCCAACATAAAATTTATATATAGAAATGACAAAGGATTCGAAAATATAAATCCAGAATTAATTGAAAAAATGGATGACTGTGCGAAAGAGTTTGAATTATTAGAAAAATCAATAAATGAAGATTCTGGTCCATTAGGGGAAGGTAATGTTTTTAAATCTAAATACAATTCTGAATTAGACGATATTCGATCTATTGCCCAAAATGCTAGAAAATTCATTTCAAAACTGGAACAATCAGAACAAGTTAAAACAGGGATAAAAAATTTAAAAATTGGTTATAACAGAGTATTTGGATACTATATCGAAATAAGTAATTCAAATATTCATAATATACCTGACGAATACGAAAGAAAACAAACTCTAACCAATGGTGAACGATTCACTACTGCCAAATTAAAAGAGTATGAAAAAATCATACTACAAGCTAGAGAAAACCTTCTTCTTTTGGAAAATTCATTGTACAAAAAACTATTAAATCAAATAAGCTTATCCTATGAAATTATACTTAATAACGCTCAACTTATAGCTGAGCTAGATGTATATTGTTCACTTGCACATATAGCTCAAGAAAACACATATATTAAACCCGACATAAATGATACCCAAAATATTAATATTATAAACGGGCGACATCCAATTATTGAAAATAGTTTGAGTAAAAGTACGTTTATTCCTAATGACACAATACTTGACAATCAAAGCGGGAAAATGATGTTATTAACAGGTCCCAATATGGCAGGAAAATCAACTTATCTACGACAAACAGGGTTGATTGTATTGATGGCACAAATAGGGTCGTTTGTACCAGCAGAAAAAGCCTCAATTGGCATTGTTGACAGGATATTTACAAGAATTGGATTACAAGACGATCTTTTTCTAGGTCAATCAACGTTCATGATAGAGATGAGTGAAACCGCTTTAATCTTAAGAAATGCAACTAACAGATCATTACTTATATTAGACGAAATCGGACGAGGAACTGATACTAAAGATGGGTTAGCTATTGCGCACTCTATAATCCAACATATTCATAATAATTCAGAATTGGGAAGTAGAACATTGTTTGCTACCCATTATCACGAACTAGTATATCTTCCAGACCAATTACCACAATTAACAAATTATAACGTTGAAATTATTGAAGATGGAGAAAATCTGGTCTTTCTTCATAAAGTTAATAAAGGCAAATCGAAGCAAAGTTATGGAATACAAGTTGCTAAACTAGCAGGTATACCCCAAAAGGTTATCGATTCTGCTAATTTATACTTAGATTCTTTACCTAATAAAGCTAATGGTGGGTATTCGCCAGATACACCGAAAACCACAAATACCCAAATGCAATTATTTCAAACTGAAAGCATTATAGAAAAAACTATCAAGAACGTTGAGATTGAAAAAATGACTCCTCTTGAAGCATTAAATTTGATTGAAAACCTAAAGAAAAAACTAATCGATGAAAATTAAAGTTTTAGACCCATTAATTGCAAGTAAAATTGCCGCTGGTGAAGTAATTGAAAGACCTAGTTCTGTGATAAAAGAGTTAGTAGAGAATTCCATTGATGCTAATTCCAAAACTATTGAAATCGAAATCATTAATGGTGGAATGGATTTAATTAAGATAACTGATGACGGTAATGGAATATCAAAAGAAGACTTGCCTTTGGCCATTGAACGGCACGCTACCAGTAAAATAACCAACATAGACGATTTAACACGTCTTACATCAATGGGGTTTAGAGGAGAAGCATTAGCAAGTATAGCAGCGGTATCCCAAATGGAATTATCAAGCAAATCACCACAAAGTATCGCAGGTTCCAATATACAGGTCGAGAATTCCATGATTCTCAATGAAAATCCGATAAGCATGGTTAATGGTACGTCAATAATGGTGAGTAATTTATTTTATAATCTACCAGCTCGTAAAAAATTTATGAGCACCCAAAAATCAGAATCTAATAGGATTGTACGATTAATTAATCATTTTTGTGTAACCCATCCAGAAATAAAATTCAAACTATTAATTGACGAAAAACAAAAAATTAACACTCACGGTGATGGGGAGCTTATCCATACAATTGCAAAAATTCTGAATCAAAACCTTGCAAGTGAATTAATTTCTGTCTCTAATTATGATGGTGATTTTAAAATATCTGGATATATATCTCCTCCCCATATTAGTAGAACAAATAGATCAAATATTTTGTACTCAGTAAATAAGAGAATAGTAAAAGACAAGTTAATTACTATGGCTTTAGAACAAGCCTACAGAGGATTTTTAACTATCGGGAAATTCCCGATTACCGTATTAAATTTAAATACTAGCCCATCAAAAGTAGATATAAATGTTCACCCTCGCAAAGATGAAGTAAGGTTTATGAATGAAAACGAAGTATTTTCATTTATTCAAAGATCAGTAAGAGAAACATTGATACAAAAGCACCCTGTCCCTAATACATTTAATGCAGTTCATAATACTGCGTATCCTTTAACATCATCTGGTACAAAAAGCAATTTTAGAGAAGAATCAATTTACAATAATCGAATTGAAACTCGTGAACAGACGTCCTTCAATTTTAATACAAATAATGAAAATACTTTATTTACAAATAATAATTTCCCAATTCTAAGAGCAATTGGACAAATCGATAATACTTACATAATCGCAGAAGGTGAAGATGGTATGTACATATTAGACCAACATGCCTGTCATGAAAAAATAAATTATGAAAAAATTATCCAATCAATCGGTTCTAATATGTTAGACATGCAACTACTTATGGAACCATATTTAATAGATATTTCAAGCTTAAAAACCAGGTTTCTAATGAATAAATTAGATTCTCTTAATACTAATGGAATATCAATTGATTTACTTGATGACCAAACCATTATGCTAAAAGGAGTCCCTGCTACTATTATTAATACAAAACTTAATGACTTTATTAAAGATATAGAAACTTTTATAGAAAGTGAATTAGATATAAATGATGCTTTGGGGACTATGAACACCATTGCAGCATCCATTGCTTGCCACAGCTCCATAAGAGCAGGGGACACAATCGATCTAAAAGAAATGAACCTTTTATTACGAGATCTAGAAAATTGTAACGAACCTTTTCATTGCCCTCATGGAAGACCAACTATCCAAAATATAAGTATTAATCAATTAAATCATATGTTTATACGCCCAAATTAACAAATTTATCAAAAACTGCTCACACAATGTTGATTTATTTTTAGAAAGTTAATATTCTATATACGTTAAAGCAAAGTTTATCTGAGTTGGAGAGGTTTAATGAACAATAGTTTAGTTAACAATAAAACATCCCGTCGATCCTTTATGAAATATATACTTTTGGGTTCAGCGGCTGTAGCGGGGGTATCTATAATGAAAGGCTCTCAATTTTCTTCCAGTGATAAACTTTACTCAAGCCAATCTTCTATTTTTACACCTAGAATTGATAAAAAGAATTTGTTTGATAATAAATTTGTGAAGAAGTTTTTAGTAAGGTAATTGACGAAATTTAATATATCGACAAATACAACATTGCAAAATACTTCACAAAGTTGAATTTTACTGATATATTTCTTTTGGTGTTTTGATAGATATAATTAATAACTATGTAAAGGGAATAATAGTCTTAAAATGTATTTGGATCCAAATTATTTAACAACTGAAATATGGGATGGGATAGCTTTAACCCTTCGATTGATCTGGATTCTTTTTATTTTAATTTTCTTTTTTGTTGTAAATTTCTTAACAGCTCACGCTTTAATTCCTTCTTTGCTCAGCTCTAAAAGCATACCTGAAAGCGCAGCTAAACTACGTCCAATTCTATATTTTGTAGCTTTAATATTTTTTGTAGCATTTATTGGAACTTTTTATATAACTTTGGATAGTAACGGAATAATTACGCAATTATTCTACGAGAGAAAATGGATTTAAACACATGAAAGATATTTCTTAAATGAGTAACACAAAAAAAATTATAATTGCTGGAGGTGCAGCTACCACATTGGTACTAGTTGCTGTCGGATTAGGGATATACTTCCTCTTTTCAGCGTGGTTTGGTCTAACACCATTATACTCAGGACCTGAGCAACCTATAGCATTCCCACATACTAAACACGCAGGAGCTGTAGAAGATGGTGGATTGGGATTAGATTGTACTTTCTGCCACAGAAATGTTGCAATTGGAGCAGCCGCAACTGTGCCCGCTGTTCAAGCTTGTATGTATTGCCACGCAGGCGTTGTTGGTAGTAATTCTTCAGCTCAAACAGAAATACAAAAACTTCGCACAGCATACGAAAATGAAAACCCTATTGATTGGGCAAGGGTACACAGGCTTCCAGACCATGTTCAATTCTGGCACGCCCCTCATATCAATGCAGGATTTGAATGTAGTCAATGTCACGGAGATGTCGCGAATATGACTAAAGTTAAACAAGTAGAGCCTTTAAAAATGGATTACTGTGTAGACTGCCATAGAGCAAATAATGCTCCTGCGGACTGTACAACTTGTCATTATTAATATAGGTGGTAAAAATATAATTATGGAACTTAGTAGAAGAAAATTTTTAAAACTATCAGGAGCATCAGCTTTAGGAGCTGTTATTTTCAATGGTTGTGGAATACCTGAACAAGACCTGATAGTTCAAAGTCCTCTAAACATGCCAGAAGATCAGGTCTCTAGCCTAGAAGCATGGTATGCCACATCTTCCGGCCCTTATGGTAATGGTGAAGGAATACTAGTTAGAATTGTAGGTGGTAGAGCCGTTAAAATAGAAGGCAACCCCGATCATCCTGTTAACAATGGGAAATCTTCAGGTAAAAACCAAGCAGGCTTACAAGGGTTATACAACCCAGATAGAATTCTAAACCCAATGAAAAGAGTCGGAATTGGCGCTTCTAGAAGATGGATAGACATTACATGGGAGGAAGCATTATCCGAAATATCTAATTCTATTAAAACTTCTTCAGAGACTAATTCACTGGCTATAGTTACAAATAAACAAAATGGAACAATTGGTGAAATAACAAACACCTTCGCTAACGCATTAAATAGTAATGTAACTGTTATTGAAGCTGTCGACCACACCAATCTAAATCAATCTATGCTAGATGTCTTCGGCCAAAACACTATTCCTAATTTCGACTTAGGAAACTCAGATTTTATACTAAGTTTTGGTGCTGACTTTTTGGGGACATGGTTGTCACCTGTAAAATATAGCCGAGATTACGGAAAATTCAGACAAGAAAATGATCATCGAGGAAAATTTATCCAAATAGAGCCACGAATGTCACTGACTGGAGCTAATGCCGACAAGTGGGTTTATAACACTCCTGGCACAGAAGGGAAAATTGCACTCAGTATTGCATATGTAATAATGACAGAACATGCAGACAAAGTTGATTCCCAAGTTGTTTCTGACCTTACTGAGGGCAAAGGCCCTGGCCAATTAGAAAGTTATGCTCCAGCCAATATTTCAAATGAAACTGGTGTAAGCCCAGACGTCATAAAAGATATTGCTGAAGAAATTATTTCACATAAACACAGTATTATAATTGGTGGTGGTTCTGCCGGAGCTCATGGTAATGGAATAGAAAACCTTAATGCAATATATTCCTTAAACGTTTTGATTAGCAATATTGGTAAAGAAGGCGGCGTAATATTCAATCCTAAGTCCATAGGGGGAGATCAATATAAAGCATCTTCTTTAAATGAATTGCAAGCACTTATTTCAGACATGAATGCGAAAAATATCGACACTGCTATTATCCGAGGGTCTAATCCAATACACTCACTTCCGTCTTCATTGGGATTTGAAAATGCTTTAGTAAATGTAAAAAACTTATACTGTATTTCATCCTTTATGGATGATACTGCTGCTATGGCTAACATTATCCTTCCAGAATCGGTTTATCTTGAAACTTGGGGCGATGATGTACCAAACCCACTCCCTGGATATGATGTAGTAACCTTCCAACAACCGGTAGTAAAAACATTAAACGATAGCAAATCTTATGGTGATATTATACTAGCATTGTCTAAAAATATCGGAGGAGATCTATCTACTCAACTACCATGGGAAACAACGAAAGATGCTATTAGAGATAAAGCCAACAAGCTATATCAAACAGGTAGAGGTACTATTAAAAGTGCTAGCTTTGAAGCATTCTGGAACGGGCTACTTCAGCGAGGTGTTTGGGTAGATCAGGAAAATAAAGGTAACAAATCTTTATCAAATATTAAACCATTACCAGTCAGTATCTCTAAAACTGAATACAACTCTCAAAGTGGCGCAAATTACCATTTACTTCCATTTGAGACTAACACCCTAGGCGATGGTATAGGAGCCAATATCCCATGGCTACAAAACATTCCTGACTTACTCACTACTGCAGCATGGGAAACTTGGATGGAAATAAATCCACAAACCGCCAGTAAAGAAGGTATAGTTGAAGGTGATATTATTAATATCACTTCACCTTTTGGAAATATTAACGCCTTAGCCTATATCCACCCCGCAGCTGCCCCTAATGTGATTTCTGTACCTATGGGGCTTGGCCATAAAAATTATGGGAGATTTAGGGTTGGTCCTAACATAGAAAAATACCGTA
This genomic interval carries:
- a CDS encoding cytochrome c3 family protein — encoded protein: MSNTKKIIIAGGAATTLVLVAVGLGIYFLFSAWFGLTPLYSGPEQPIAFPHTKHAGAVEDGGLGLDCTFCHRNVAIGAAATVPAVQACMYCHAGVVGSNSSAQTEIQKLRTAYENENPIDWARVHRLPDHVQFWHAPHINAGFECSQCHGDVANMTKVKQVEPLKMDYCVDCHRANNAPADCTTCHY
- the mutS gene encoding DNA mismatch repair protein MutS, with product QINEFIITNSNESFSNVANSRKKLLSHFNIHSLNSFDIANNDSQIIACAALITYLSKLHKQSAAIISNIRTTNLSNYMQLDKQTRRNLEIYNGGIDGIEQHSLLAILDKTQTSMGARLMRNWIGQPLITIDGIQSRQGYVEMMFNNPFARNTVRSHLKKISDLERLAIRVKNETASPRDLLALKQSLQEIPNIKFIYRNDKGFENINPELIEKMDDCAKEFELLEKSINEDSGPLGEGNVFKSKYNSELDDIRSIAQNARKFISKLEQSEQVKTGIKNLKIGYNRVFGYYIEISNSNIHNIPDEYERKQTLTNGERFTTAKLKEYEKIILQARENLLLLENSLYKKLLNQISLSYEIILNNAQLIAELDVYCSLAHIAQENTYIKPDINDTQNINIINGRHPIIENSLSKSTFIPNDTILDNQSGKMMLLTGPNMAGKSTYLRQTGLIVLMAQIGSFVPAEKASIGIVDRIFTRIGLQDDLFLGQSTFMIEMSETALILRNATNRSLLILDEIGRGTDTKDGLAIAHSIIQHIHNNSELGSRTLFATHYHELVYLPDQLPQLTNYNVEIIEDGENLVFLHKVNKGKSKQSYGIQVAKLAGIPQKVIDSANLYLDSLPNKANGGYSPDTPKTTNTQMQLFQTESIIEKTIKNVEIEKMTPLEALNLIENLKKKLIDEN
- a CDS encoding twin-arginine translocation signal domain-containing protein; translated protein: MLLRTVQLVIINIGGKNIIMELSRRKFLKLSGASALGAVIFNGCGIPEQDLIVQSPLNMPEDQVSSLEAWYATSSGPYGNGEGILVRIVGGRAVKIEGNPDHPVNNGKSSGKNQAGLQGLYNPDRILNPMKRVGIGASRRWIDITWEEALSEISNSIKTSSETNSLAIVTNKQNGTIGEITNTFANALNSNVTVIEAVDHTNLNQSMLDVFGQNTIPNFDLGNSDFILSFGADFLGTWLSPVKYSRDYGKFRQENDHRGKFIQIEPRMSLTGANADKWVYNTPGTEGKIALSIAYVIMTEHADKVDSQVVSDLTEGKGPGQLESYAPANISNETGVSPDVIKDIAEEIISHKHSIIIGGGSAGAHGNGIENLNAIYSLNVLISNIGKEGGVIFNPKSIGGDQYKASSLNELQALISDMNAKNIDTAIIRGSNPIHSLPSSLGFENALVNVKNLYCISSFMDDTAAMANIILPESVYLETWGDDVPNPLPGYDVVTFQQPVVKTLNDSKSYGDIILALSKNIGGDLSTQLPWETTKDAIRDKANKLYQTGRGTIKSASFEAFWNGLLQRGVWVDQENKGNKSLSNIKPLPVSISKTEYNSQSGANYHLLPFETNTLGDGIGANIPWLQNIPDLLTTAAWETWMEINPQTASKEGIVEGDIINITSPFGNINALAYIHPAAAPNVISVPMGLGHKNYGRFRVGPNIEKYRTFVGQDRGANVFSIIPADNRLWASMKVSISKTGNWKRLPKFEGDVLPTLPDQTQPTILPITGLNDHHNDNH
- the mutL gene encoding DNA mismatch repair endonuclease MutL; translation: MKIKVLDPLIASKIAAGEVIERPSSVIKELVENSIDANSKTIEIEIINGGMDLIKITDDGNGISKEDLPLAIERHATSKITNIDDLTRLTSMGFRGEALASIAAVSQMELSSKSPQSIAGSNIQVENSMILNENPISMVNGTSIMVSNLFYNLPARKKFMSTQKSESNRIVRLINHFCVTHPEIKFKLLIDEKQKINTHGDGELIHTIAKILNQNLASELISVSNYDGDFKISGYISPPHISRTNRSNILYSVNKRIVKDKLITMALEQAYRGFLTIGKFPITVLNLNTSPSKVDINVHPRKDEVRFMNENEVFSFIQRSVRETLIQKHPVPNTFNAVHNTAYPLTSSGTKSNFREESIYNNRIETREQTSFNFNTNNENTLFTNNNFPILRAIGQIDNTYIIAEGEDGMYILDQHACHEKINYEKIIQSIGSNMLDMQLLMEPYLIDISSLKTRFLMNKLDSLNTNGISIDLLDDQTIMLKGVPATIINTKLNDFIKDIETFIESELDINDALGTMNTIAASIACHSSIRAGDTIDLKEMNLLLRDLENCNEPFHCPHGRPTIQNISINQLNHMFIRPN